In Sediminitomix flava, a single genomic region encodes these proteins:
- the dnaE gene encoding DNA polymerase III subunit alpha: protein MYLIFDTETTGLPKNFNAPIEDLDNWPRLVQLAWQLHDDKGNLINAENLIVKPEGFSIPFNATKIHGITTERAINEGHDLSEVLEIFAKDVARADKLIGHNVIFDINVTGSEFYRTGVESQLLETGTIDTKDVSVDFCAIPGGRGGKFKWPTLTELHVKLFGEEFDAAHDAAYDVHATTKCFFGLIAEGVVEPLNGIAVEDIVYEAPELDEANFVHQEESASKAGGSIDKEAALAELKDEPFTHLHLHSQFSILQATCEINAIVDKAKEMGMTSVALTDMGNMYAAFHFVRAALKADIKPIVGCEFFLSEDRTKQKFTKDNPDRRRTQNLIAKHKAGYHNLAKLASEAFISGYYAGFPRIDKNILVEFKEGLIATTGGLDSPINHLILNVGEEQAEQEFIWWLETFQDDFYIQLMRHGLEEEDYVNGVLIGFAKKYGVKYFAANNVYYMDKEGANAHDILLCVKDGEKQDTPIGRGRGFRFGFPNQEFYFKSPDEMKELFYDLPEAIRTTKEIDDKIEGYELARDVLLPAFDIPDEFKDPLDDEDGGKRGENNYLRYLTYIGAKDRYGEMTKELRERLDFELMIIENTGYPGYFLIVQDFTSSARDMGVSVGPGRGSAAGSAVAYCIGITNVDPIKYDLLFERFLNPDRVSMPDIDIDFDDEGRGDIINWVVDKYGSRQVSHIITYGTMAAKSSIRDTARVLDLPLSDSDRVAKLVPDMKLGKLFKMDDNQLREKLNSEQMEMARQLKEISEQDNLEGNVLNTARVLEGSVRNTGIHACGVIITPDDITNFIPVSTAKDADLLVTQFDNSVVEDAGMLKMDFLGLKTLTIIKDAIKMIKENHGVLIDTDDIPLNDHPTYRLYQGGETNGTFQFESPGMQKHLRSLVPDKFADLIAMNALYRPGPLEYIPNFIARKHGEEEITYDVDKMEEYLAETYGITVYQEQVMLLSQSLAGFTKGEADMLRKAMGKKIFALLEKLKPKFIEGGTERGHNPERLEKVWKDWEAFAAYAFNKSHSTCYSVVAFHTGYLKANYPSEYMASVLTHNMNDIKKVTFFMEECARMKIDVLGPDVNESRMDFTVNAEGAIRFGMGAIKGVGEGPINAIIEERENNGSYKNIHDFVERVNLKAVNKKAMEGLAYGGGFDGFKGLHRAQFFHTPEGDRLNGIEKLLRYGNQFQAEKSSAQISLFGAGSGVEMPKPKLPECDKWSQLVELRHEKEVVGFFISGHPLDMYKTEIDNLCVPLSRIDQHQNQEIKVGGMLSDVRILESKNGNKFGLFSLEDYDGVTGMAMFGEAFNLNKHMLNPGEFVCITGRVKESFRNKGQWELQPKSIMHLSEMKDKFINSVDLRINIEDLNEVLMKELLTLFENNQGKCDVNFEIIDQKEKIILNFLNRKFKIDPSNELISGIENLEGVTYNVH from the coding sequence AACCAAGATTCATGGTATCACGACAGAAAGAGCGATCAATGAAGGTCATGATCTTTCTGAAGTACTTGAAATTTTTGCAAAGGATGTCGCTAGAGCTGATAAACTGATCGGTCACAATGTTATTTTCGATATCAATGTGACGGGTTCAGAGTTCTATCGTACAGGCGTAGAAAGTCAATTATTAGAAACAGGAACCATTGATACCAAAGATGTATCGGTTGATTTTTGTGCTATCCCTGGTGGGCGTGGCGGTAAATTCAAATGGCCTACGCTTACTGAGCTTCACGTTAAGTTATTTGGTGAAGAATTTGACGCAGCCCATGATGCCGCATATGACGTTCATGCAACTACCAAATGTTTCTTTGGTCTAATAGCTGAAGGTGTCGTTGAGCCTCTTAATGGTATTGCAGTTGAAGATATTGTCTATGAAGCTCCAGAACTAGACGAAGCAAACTTTGTACATCAAGAAGAGTCTGCAAGTAAAGCTGGTGGTTCTATTGATAAAGAAGCAGCTTTAGCTGAATTAAAAGATGAGCCTTTTACACACCTACATTTACATTCCCAATTCTCAATTCTTCAAGCCACTTGTGAAATCAATGCGATTGTAGATAAGGCTAAGGAAATGGGAATGACTTCTGTCGCACTTACCGATATGGGTAATATGTATGCGGCTTTCCATTTTGTAAGAGCAGCTCTTAAAGCAGATATAAAACCTATTGTAGGATGTGAATTCTTCTTATCTGAAGATCGAACAAAGCAAAAGTTTACGAAAGACAATCCAGATAGAAGGCGTACTCAGAACCTTATTGCCAAACATAAGGCAGGGTACCATAACCTTGCAAAGTTAGCTTCTGAAGCTTTCATTTCTGGATATTATGCGGGTTTTCCACGTATTGATAAGAATATTCTTGTTGAGTTTAAAGAAGGCTTAATTGCGACAACAGGCGGATTGGATAGTCCAATTAACCATCTTATTCTAAACGTAGGAGAGGAGCAAGCAGAACAAGAGTTTATTTGGTGGCTAGAAACATTCCAAGATGATTTCTATATCCAATTGATGCGTCATGGTCTTGAAGAAGAAGATTATGTAAATGGTGTTTTAATTGGTTTTGCAAAGAAATATGGCGTGAAATATTTTGCTGCAAATAATGTCTATTATATGGACAAAGAAGGAGCAAATGCCCATGATATCCTTCTTTGTGTAAAAGACGGTGAAAAGCAAGATACGCCAATTGGTAGAGGTAGAGGATTCCGTTTTGGTTTCCCAAATCAAGAGTTCTATTTCAAGTCTCCAGATGAGATGAAAGAACTCTTCTATGATTTGCCAGAAGCAATTCGTACAACCAAAGAAATTGATGATAAAATTGAAGGTTATGAGTTAGCACGTGATGTGCTACTTCCTGCCTTCGATATTCCCGATGAGTTTAAAGATCCATTGGACGATGAAGATGGAGGAAAACGAGGGGAGAATAACTACTTACGTTATTTGACTTATATCGGAGCAAAAGATCGATATGGTGAAATGACAAAAGAACTCAGAGAACGTTTAGACTTTGAGTTGATGATTATTGAGAATACAGGATATCCGGGTTACTTCCTTATTGTACAAGATTTTACGTCTAGTGCAAGAGATATGGGCGTTTCGGTTGGTCCTGGTCGTGGATCTGCTGCAGGTTCTGCTGTTGCTTATTGTATTGGTATTACCAATGTCGACCCGATCAAATATGATTTGCTATTTGAGCGTTTCTTGAATCCCGATCGTGTATCCATGCCCGATATTGATATTGACTTTGATGATGAAGGGCGTGGAGATATTATTAACTGGGTAGTTGATAAATATGGCTCAAGGCAGGTTTCTCATATCATTACTTATGGTACTATGGCTGCCAAGTCATCTATTCGTGACACAGCTAGGGTACTAGATTTACCTTTATCGGATTCGGATAGGGTAGCAAAGCTTGTTCCCGATATGAAATTGGGGAAACTCTTCAAAATGGATGATAACCAACTCCGAGAGAAACTAAACTCTGAACAAATGGAGATGGCTCGTCAATTGAAAGAGATTTCTGAACAAGACAACCTTGAAGGAAATGTACTGAATACAGCTCGTGTACTTGAAGGTTCGGTTCGTAATACGGGGATTCACGCATGTGGGGTCATCATTACTCCCGATGATATCACCAACTTTATTCCTGTATCTACGGCAAAAGATGCTGACCTTCTAGTGACTCAGTTTGATAACTCGGTGGTAGAAGATGCGGGTATGTTGAAGATGGATTTCTTAGGTTTGAAAACCTTGACCATCATCAAAGATGCCATCAAAATGATTAAGGAAAATCATGGTGTTTTAATTGATACCGATGATATTCCTCTGAATGACCACCCAACGTATAGGTTGTATCAAGGAGGTGAAACAAATGGTACATTCCAGTTTGAGTCTCCGGGTATGCAGAAGCACTTGCGCTCACTTGTTCCCGATAAGTTTGCTGATTTGATTGCGATGAACGCCTTGTATCGTCCGGGGCCTCTTGAATATATTCCAAACTTTATTGCACGTAAGCATGGTGAAGAAGAAATCACCTATGACGTGGATAAAATGGAAGAATATCTTGCGGAAACATACGGTATTACTGTCTATCAAGAGCAAGTAATGCTTCTGTCTCAGTCTTTGGCAGGTTTTACCAAAGGTGAAGCCGATATGCTACGTAAGGCTATGGGTAAGAAAATCTTTGCCTTACTAGAAAAGCTGAAGCCTAAGTTTATTGAAGGGGGAACAGAAAGAGGTCATAATCCTGAACGTCTGGAGAAAGTTTGGAAAGACTGGGAAGCATTTGCAGCTTATGCCTTTAACAAGTCTCACTCAACTTGTTATTCTGTGGTAGCTTTCCATACTGGATACTTGAAGGCGAATTATCCTTCAGAATATATGGCATCCGTTCTTACGCACAATATGAACGACATCAAGAAGGTAACCTTCTTTATGGAAGAATGTGCGAGGATGAAGATCGATGTACTTGGTCCAGATGTCAATGAATCTCGAATGGACTTTACTGTAAATGCAGAAGGTGCAATTCGATTTGGTATGGGAGCAATTAAAGGGGTTGGAGAAGGTCCTATTAATGCCATTATTGAAGAAAGAGAAAATAATGGTAGCTATAAAAATATCCATGATTTTGTAGAGCGTGTTAACCTAAAAGCAGTTAACAAAAAAGCTATGGAAGGTTTAGCTTATGGAGGTGGTTTTGATGGATTCAAAGGACTACATCGTGCACAATTTTTCCATACTCCAGAAGGTGATCGCTTAAATGGTATCGAAAAGCTATTGAGATATGGTAACCAATTCCAAGCAGAAAAGTCTTCGGCTCAGATTTCTCTTTTTGGAGCGGGTAGTGGGGTTGAAATGCCAAAACCTAAGCTTCCAGAGTGTGATAAGTGGAGTCAGTTGGTGGAATTGAGACATGAAAAAGAAGTAGTAGGTTTCTTTATCTCAGGTCATCCACTAGATATGTATAAAACTGAGATTGATAATCTTTGTGTACCACTTTCTCGTATTGATCAACACCAAAACCAAGAGATTAAGGTTGGAGGAATGCTTTCTGATGTAAGAATTTTGGAAAGTAAGAATGGTAACAAGTTTGGCTTGTTCTCACTGGAAGACTATGATGGCGTAACTGGGATGGCAATGTTTGGAGAAGCATTTAACCTCAATAAGCATATGCTGAACCCAGGTGAATTTGTATGCATTACTGGTCGAGTAAAAGAGAGTTTTAGGAATAAAGGACAATGGGAGCTTCAGCCTAAGTCAATTATGCATCTGTCTGAAATGAAAGACAAATTCATCAATTCAGTTGATCTTAGAATCAATATTGAAGATTTGAATGAAGTATTGATGAAGGAATTACTCACGCTTTTTGAAAATAACCAAGGGAAGTGTGATGTCAACTTTGAAATCATTGACCAGAAAGAGAAAATCATTCTAAATTTCTTGAATAGAAAGTTTAAAATAGATCCTTCAAATGAATTAATTTCAGGAATTGAAAATCTTGAAGGAGTAACATATAACGTACATTAA
- a CDS encoding DUF4837 family protein produces the protein MKKLMKLFFAFSIIAVTFLSSCNSKKEGKEKVADTTNYALPSANGAIGEIYLLMDSAKWEGELGAEVRKIFNETMPGLLQNETRFNVSYIRPKSFNRVLKRTKNLVFITSLESNSSDTEKLKEFYGKAMQDKFVETGEAYMSAGTDIYARGQKVLNIVSGSDRELMKLLKKNKQSIHKFFADADIARINEKMIFNTHLKNELKKEHGFSLNIPDGYKIAKDTAQFVWLRQPDVKWDKYLIVAYKDYESEKEFDYDSVIHFRDSLCKKFIYGNPAKKDSYVITLKDRFRPDTEVTELDGKFARELRGHWQTYSQTMGGPFVSYTVTDDENKRLYYVEGFVYAPSKDKMPFIRELEAVLTTFETN, from the coding sequence ATGAAGAAATTAATGAAGTTATTCTTTGCGTTTTCGATAATTGCAGTCACCTTTTTAAGCTCTTGTAATTCTAAAAAAGAGGGAAAAGAAAAAGTAGCGGATACTACAAATTATGCATTACCATCAGCTAATGGAGCTATTGGAGAGATTTACCTTCTTATGGACTCTGCTAAGTGGGAAGGAGAATTGGGTGCTGAAGTGAGAAAAATATTTAATGAAACAATGCCTGGTCTCTTACAAAATGAGACACGTTTCAATGTTAGTTATATCAGACCTAAAAGTTTTAATAGAGTCCTAAAACGTACAAAAAATCTAGTTTTCATTACTTCTCTCGAGTCTAATTCTTCTGATACAGAAAAATTGAAAGAGTTTTATGGAAAAGCTATGCAGGATAAGTTTGTAGAAACTGGTGAAGCATACATGTCTGCGGGAACTGATATTTATGCAAGAGGTCAGAAAGTATTAAATATTGTAAGTGGTTCTGACCGTGAGTTGATGAAACTCCTGAAGAAAAACAAACAGTCAATTCATAAGTTCTTTGCTGATGCAGATATCGCCCGTATTAATGAAAAGATGATATTTAACACGCATCTTAAAAATGAATTAAAGAAAGAACATGGTTTCTCTCTAAATATTCCTGATGGATATAAAATAGCAAAAGATACGGCTCAGTTTGTTTGGTTGAGACAACCAGATGTAAAGTGGGATAAATACCTTATTGTAGCGTATAAAGATTATGAGTCGGAGAAAGAGTTTGATTATGATTCAGTAATTCATTTTAGAGATTCTCTTTGTAAAAAATTCATTTACGGAAACCCTGCTAAAAAAGATTCTTATGTAATCACTTTAAAAGACAGATTCCGTCCTGATACTGAAGTTACTGAGCTGGATGGGAAGTTTGCTAGAGAATTAAGAGGGCATTGGCAAACGTATAGTCAAACAATGGGTGGACCTTTCGTGAGTTATACGGTTACAGATGATGAGAATAAGCGTCTATATTATGTTGAAGGCTTTGTTTACGCACCTAGTAAAGATAAAATGCCATTTATTAGAGAATTAGAGGCTGTTCTGACAACTTTTGAGACAAACTAA
- a CDS encoding ferritin: MNNTRLKSSLSNLVEESLNKQVELEDLSSQFYLSCASWCEIQGYQNAAKFLYEHAEEERMHMLKIFKYINAVGGHALAAEIKDIQTSFSSLREIFDQLLEHEIKVTKSINHLVDLCFQEKDWGTFQFLEWFVAEQREEEETARRIIEVFELIGEDHPQGKWLIDQELGKMVEGGGSSAEV; the protein is encoded by the coding sequence ATGAACAACACTCGATTAAAATCTTCCCTTTCTAATTTAGTTGAAGAAAGCTTGAATAAACAAGTTGAACTTGAAGATCTTTCATCTCAATTCTATTTATCATGCGCTTCATGGTGTGAAATTCAAGGGTATCAAAACGCTGCCAAATTCTTATATGAACATGCTGAAGAAGAACGCATGCATATGCTTAAAATATTTAAGTATATAAATGCTGTTGGTGGTCATGCTTTAGCCGCTGAAATTAAAGATATCCAGACATCCTTTAGCTCACTTAGAGAAATTTTCGACCAGTTATTAGAACATGAAATTAAGGTAACTAAATCAATCAATCATTTAGTAGATCTTTGTTTTCAAGAAAAAGACTGGGGAACATTCCAATTCTTAGAATGGTTTGTAGCCGAACAACGAGAAGAAGAAGAAACGGCGAGAAGAATTATTGAAGTATTTGAGTTAATTGGAGAGGATCATCCACAAGGTAAATGGTTAATTGATCAAGAATTAGGCAAAATGGTTGAAGGTGGAGGAAGTTCTGCTGAGGTATAA
- a CDS encoding YhjD/YihY/BrkB family envelope integrity protein, with protein MSILNDIKRIGIQIQRWNRNIKKRVEDPEVSFLEKTLIRLWIWLVDTFTLLKETIIEYIEDDAISKAAAFTYYMILSLPSVLYIIITAAGPFLGEETVKQAIVEQISEFTSEDVSAQFDLILHNLSSVGGQTNIALINTLVLFFVATLAVYTLQNSLNTFWKVHKHKKVTILQAIFDRFLALMLILALAFSIGISLVFETTLFAINEFFETLVPDYTTELMHSLKTSYSLVFTSMIIALIFKYLPDAAIKFRDALFGGFVTASLMWMGQLGIGWYLAKVDFTSSYGAAGSLVIVMLWTFYTSQVLFFGAIFTYVYTRKHGKGIRSSSILRRLRGTANAKVPKVMTLHDRIQVEKATADDLPSIINAQVEMALETEDLILHRPTVELGVNNLFDHPEAGYYVVARLDDKVIGNLLVLKEWSDWRNGTVLWIHSLFIKNEYRHKGVFKMMYDRLKSEVKKDDKLKGIRLYVDKQNVKAQAVYEQIGMSKEHYEMYEWLKD; from the coding sequence ATGAGTATTCTTAATGACATAAAACGTATTGGAATTCAGATACAACGATGGAATCGTAATATCAAGAAGAGAGTTGAAGACCCTGAAGTCTCATTCTTGGAAAAGACACTGATCAGGTTATGGATATGGCTTGTTGATACTTTTACCTTGTTAAAAGAAACGATAATAGAATATATAGAGGATGATGCAATCAGTAAAGCTGCTGCATTTACTTACTATATGATTTTATCACTTCCATCTGTACTCTACATCATAATCACTGCAGCAGGTCCTTTTTTAGGAGAAGAAACGGTAAAGCAAGCAATTGTCGAACAGATATCAGAGTTTACTTCAGAAGATGTAAGTGCTCAATTTGACCTCATTTTACATAATTTGTCTTCAGTAGGAGGGCAGACGAATATAGCCTTAATAAATACCCTAGTCTTATTTTTTGTAGCTACTCTTGCCGTTTATACATTACAAAACTCCTTAAATACTTTTTGGAAAGTTCATAAGCATAAAAAAGTAACTATACTTCAAGCAATCTTTGATCGTTTCCTAGCTTTGATGCTTATCCTAGCATTAGCGTTCTCAATAGGTATTTCCCTTGTATTTGAAACTACTTTATTTGCGATCAATGAATTCTTTGAAACGCTTGTTCCAGATTATACCACAGAGTTAATGCATTCCTTAAAGACAAGTTATTCACTTGTTTTTACATCTATGATTATTGCATTAATCTTTAAGTATTTACCAGATGCTGCAATCAAATTTAGAGATGCTTTATTTGGTGGTTTTGTTACGGCTTCTCTAATGTGGATGGGACAATTAGGAATTGGTTGGTATTTGGCTAAAGTAGATTTTACATCATCCTATGGTGCTGCAGGTTCATTAGTTATCGTAATGTTATGGACATTTTATACTTCTCAAGTGCTTTTCTTTGGTGCAATTTTCACTTACGTATATACAAGGAAACATGGCAAAGGAATTCGCTCGTCAAGTATTTTGAGGAGATTAAGAGGAACTGCAAATGCGAAAGTACCTAAAGTGATGACGCTTCACGATCGTATTCAGGTAGAAAAAGCTACAGCCGATGATCTTCCGAGTATTATCAATGCACAAGTTGAAATGGCATTGGAGACTGAAGATTTAATTTTACACCGACCAACAGTTGAATTGGGAGTTAATAATTTGTTTGATCATCCCGAAGCAGGCTATTACGTTGTAGCAAGATTAGATGATAAAGTTATTGGAAACTTACTAGTCTTGAAAGAGTGGAGTGATTGGAGAAATGGTACTGTACTTTGGATACATTCTCTATTTATCAAAAATGAATACAGACATAAGGGGGTATTCAAAATGATGTATGATAGGTTAAAGAGTGAGGTTAAAAAGGATGATAAATTAAAAGGAATCAGGCTTTACGTAGATAAACAAAATGTAAAAGCTCAAGCCGTTTATGAACAGATAGGAATGAGTAAAGAGCATTACGAAATGTATGAATGGCTTAAGGACTAG
- a CDS encoding SpoIIE family protein phosphatase — translation MTVKTFKWILITSLLLISNFSFSQTDYILELEEKLKLENTEDTIRVKDLSYLSFSLWQFAPEKGISYGLEAIELAKKLNFERGIAISYRAIATCYYGMGELEKATAYNLNCLEIAEELKDQNLILSTLTNLGNCYVSNKDTIKAIKYYKESANRSNENELSPMLLNNIGIIYTDLYKFDSALLYLNSGIRIARENKNTNELTLLLLNKSESLIKNNKLDLAESHLQESEPLLKQLNSSYYNAFFHNVKALLYEKTNRLKLAEDHYKKAIEIAQEFGFKEQELKFHDFLATLYERENKYNQAYHTLRTFIKLSDESFSAERTKQIAEMEAKYEKVKAQKENELQKQQLLLQEQEIEAQLRIRNVFIAAFILFLLMAIGLLYNNSQRKKMNIILRKQQKDLQDQADTLTEFNEEIQSQKVVLEESNSLLQEKNIQITDSIKAAKSMQEGLLPSRKELLNSFQEVSNIYIPKDIVSGDIYWYKKIGKTTTIAVIDCTGHGVPGAFMSMKAYTLLEAVIHEFGNSDTANILNQMQNRLSETLDHSENLNEIGMDVVLCCIKEEKEECYKVQFVGAKRPLYYTQGGKLLKLKGDNLSIGIRSSSKSESVFTSQELSLSKGDILYLTTDGYVDASNSQRKKIGSTNFEDLLEVIKSKKLATQKEILTSTLNRHISDTALRDDITILAVKL, via the coding sequence ATGACTGTAAAGACTTTTAAATGGATCTTGATCACTTCCCTTCTTCTAATTTCAAATTTCAGTTTTTCTCAAACAGACTACATCCTAGAACTAGAAGAAAAACTCAAACTAGAAAACACTGAAGATACGATAAGAGTAAAAGACCTTTCTTACTTGAGTTTTAGTCTTTGGCAGTTTGCTCCAGAAAAAGGAATCTCTTATGGTCTTGAAGCTATTGAGTTAGCAAAAAAGCTAAACTTTGAGCGAGGAATCGCTATATCCTACAGGGCAATAGCTACATGCTATTACGGAATGGGTGAATTAGAAAAAGCTACAGCATATAATCTGAACTGTCTAGAGATCGCTGAAGAATTAAAAGATCAGAATCTGATACTTTCGACTCTTACTAACTTGGGAAACTGCTATGTAAGTAATAAGGACACGATAAAAGCCATCAAATACTATAAGGAATCAGCTAACAGAAGTAATGAAAATGAATTATCACCAATGCTGTTAAACAATATCGGGATCATTTACACTGATCTTTATAAGTTTGACTCCGCCTTGCTATACCTCAACTCTGGGATCAGAATTGCCAGAGAAAATAAGAATACAAATGAGTTGACATTACTTCTTCTAAACAAAAGTGAGTCATTAATCAAAAACAATAAATTAGATCTAGCTGAAAGTCACTTACAAGAATCAGAACCGCTTCTAAAACAACTAAACAGTAGTTACTACAACGCCTTCTTTCATAATGTAAAAGCACTACTTTATGAAAAAACAAATCGACTAAAACTAGCTGAGGATCATTATAAAAAAGCAATTGAAATAGCTCAAGAATTTGGTTTTAAGGAACAAGAACTAAAGTTTCATGACTTTCTGGCTACACTTTACGAAAGAGAGAATAAATACAATCAAGCCTATCATACTTTAAGGACATTTATAAAATTAAGTGATGAATCCTTTTCTGCTGAAAGAACAAAGCAAATAGCTGAAATGGAAGCGAAATATGAAAAAGTTAAAGCTCAGAAAGAGAATGAACTCCAAAAGCAGCAACTACTTTTACAAGAGCAAGAAATTGAAGCTCAATTAAGAATTCGAAATGTTTTTATTGCGGCATTCATCTTATTTCTTCTTATGGCAATTGGCCTACTTTACAATAATAGCCAAAGAAAAAAAATGAATATCATCCTCAGAAAACAACAAAAAGACTTACAAGATCAAGCTGATACACTCACAGAATTTAATGAAGAGATTCAATCACAAAAAGTGGTTTTAGAAGAAAGCAACAGCCTTCTCCAAGAAAAAAACATTCAGATTACTGATAGTATAAAAGCGGCAAAGAGCATGCAGGAAGGATTACTACCTTCAAGAAAAGAGCTCTTAAATAGTTTTCAAGAGGTATCTAATATTTATATCCCGAAAGATATAGTTTCAGGAGACATTTATTGGTATAAAAAAATAGGAAAGACAACAACAATAGCGGTTATAGACTGTACAGGTCATGGAGTTCCCGGAGCATTTATGTCTATGAAAGCATATACTTTATTGGAGGCTGTTATACATGAATTTGGAAATTCAGATACTGCCAATATTCTAAATCAAATGCAGAATAGACTTTCTGAGACACTAGATCACTCTGAAAACCTAAATGAAATAGGAATGGATGTCGTTCTTTGCTGCATAAAGGAAGAAAAAGAAGAATGCTACAAAGTGCAATTTGTAGGAGCTAAACGACCTTTATACTATACTCAAGGAGGAAAACTATTAAAATTAAAAGGAGATAATCTTTCTATTGGGATTAGAAGCTCATCAAAATCAGAATCAGTTTTTACAAGCCAAGAACTTTCACTTTCTAAGGGAGACATTTTATACCTTACAACAGATGGATATGTTGATGCGTCAAATAGTCAAAGAAAGAAAATAGGTAGTACAAACTTCGAAGACCTTCTCGAAGTCATAAAATCAAAGAAATTAGCCACTCAAAAAGAAATACTAACAAGCACCCTCAATAGACATATATCGGACACAGCCCTTAGAGATGATATTACAATTTTAGCCGTAAAATTATAA